One window of Deltaproteobacteria bacterium genomic DNA carries:
- a CDS encoding TIGR04551 family protein produces MTSRLLHAVARVRTGLPPALVAGVAALALTAAPARAQVQPGGGIPQPGAPGGEGLPKPKGVAEPAPKVPGALPTTPVLPPPKDDGKKFQLFELDGYFRLRTDWFKKLDLGFLDTPNFGAPFPNPLGCDADAEGGGDACRESLRSSNIRLRLEPVVHIDEKSSVHFQVDIYDNFVLGSTPDGLLADGSPPPQYIPIEAFSPSGAPAQAGRNLDRDAIVVKRAWAEVMTPLGLLKFGRMPSHWGMGILANAGGADPFSGEYDLDSDYGDTADRLMFGTMIPGTNFRVAIATDWPSVAPTTAQTDAYRNRFDGQPFDLDDSDDVYQWIVVLARLDSPEQFADRREAGELALNYGTYFVWRKQDYDQNGTTIGQAPTGEYAYRGARAYIPDVWFKLAYKRLQIEAEAVGVFGTIKQLDDVSSSLAIDDDQEFTIRQFGGVARLTYRLLDDDLTLGLETGFASGDEWDNEPMGRTNVTRAKALPGEGDLSINAFRFDFDYEVDLILFRELIGTVTNALYFKPTLRYDLTDRFTFKSQAVWSFAHRPVATPGNGAMYGVELDGDLGYQNGNFFAGVSYGVLFPLSALDHPADLGYTGESVNGRKVVGDAETAQTFQTRLVVTF; encoded by the coding sequence ATGACCTCGCGATTGTTGCACGCGGTAGCTCGGGTTCGCACGGGCCTGCCCCCGGCGCTGGTGGCCGGCGTGGCCGCCCTCGCCCTGACGGCCGCACCGGCGCGCGCCCAGGTGCAGCCGGGCGGCGGCATCCCGCAGCCGGGCGCTCCCGGCGGCGAAGGCCTGCCCAAACCGAAAGGCGTCGCCGAGCCGGCGCCGAAGGTGCCGGGCGCGCTGCCGACGACCCCGGTGCTGCCGCCGCCGAAGGACGACGGCAAGAAGTTCCAGCTGTTCGAACTCGACGGGTACTTTCGCCTGCGCACGGACTGGTTCAAGAAGCTGGACCTCGGCTTCCTCGACACGCCCAACTTCGGCGCGCCGTTCCCCAACCCGTTGGGCTGCGACGCCGACGCGGAGGGCGGCGGCGACGCCTGCCGCGAATCGCTGCGGTCCTCCAACATCCGGCTGCGCCTCGAGCCCGTCGTCCACATCGACGAAAAATCGTCGGTCCACTTTCAGGTGGACATCTACGACAACTTCGTCCTCGGCTCGACGCCCGACGGGTTGCTCGCCGACGGCTCGCCGCCGCCGCAGTACATCCCGATCGAGGCGTTTTCGCCCAGCGGCGCCCCGGCCCAGGCCGGCCGCAATCTGGATCGCGACGCGATCGTCGTCAAGCGCGCGTGGGCCGAGGTGATGACGCCGCTTGGCCTGCTCAAGTTCGGGCGCATGCCGTCGCACTGGGGCATGGGCATCCTCGCCAACGCCGGGGGGGCGGACCCGTTCAGCGGCGAATACGACCTCGACAGCGACTACGGCGATACCGCCGATCGGCTGATGTTCGGCACGATGATCCCCGGGACCAACTTCCGCGTCGCGATCGCGACCGACTGGCCATCGGTGGCGCCGACCACTGCACAGACCGACGCCTACCGCAACCGGTTCGACGGCCAGCCGTTCGACCTCGACGACAGCGACGACGTCTATCAGTGGATCGTCGTGCTCGCTCGACTCGACTCGCCCGAGCAGTTCGCCGACCGCCGCGAAGCCGGCGAGCTTGCGCTCAACTACGGCACCTACTTCGTGTGGCGCAAACAGGACTACGACCAAAACGGCACGACCATCGGCCAGGCGCCGACGGGCGAGTACGCCTACCGCGGCGCGCGCGCCTATATCCCCGACGTCTGGTTCAAGCTCGCCTACAAGCGGCTCCAGATCGAAGCGGAGGCGGTCGGCGTGTTCGGCACGATCAAGCAGCTCGACGACGTATCGTCGTCGCTGGCCATCGACGACGACCAGGAGTTCACCATCCGTCAGTTCGGTGGCGTCGCGCGCCTCACCTACCGGCTGCTGGACGACGACCTCACCCTCGGTCTGGAAACCGGTTTCGCCAGCGGCGACGAGTGGGACAACGAGCCGATGGGCCGCACGAACGTCACGCGCGCGAAGGCGCTGCCGGGCGAGGGCGACCTGTCGATCAACGCCTTCCGGTTCGACTTCGATTACGAGGTCGACCTGATCCTGTTCCGCGAGTTGATCGGTACCGTCACCAACGCACTGTATTTCAAGCCGACTCTGCGCTACGACCTGACCGACCGGTTCACCTTCAAGAGCCAGGCGGTGTGGAGCTTCGCGCACCGGCCGGTGGCGACCCCGGGCAACGGCGCGATGTACGGCGTCGAACTCGACGGTGACCTCGGCTACCAGAACGGCAACTTCTTCGCCGGCGTCTCGTACGGTGTGCTGTTCCCGCTGTCGGCCCTCGACCACCCGGCCGACCTCGGCTACACCGGAGAATCGGTCAACGGCCGCAAGGTCGTCGGCGACGCCGAAACCGCCCAGACGTTCCAGACCCGGCTCGTAGTCACGTTCTGA